In the genome of Streptomyces sp. Q6, the window CTCGACCTGCGCCTCGTCGGATACGTCGCAGCCGACGGCAAGGGCCTTGCCACCGGCGGCGGTGATCTTCTCGACGGTGTCCTTGCAAGCGGCCTCGTCGAGGTCGATCACGGCGACGGCGCGGCCCTCTTCGGCCAGACGGATCGCGGTCGCGGCGCCGATGCCGCGCGCCGCTCCCGTGACGATCGCTACGCGCTGCTCAGTGGTGGACATGCTCTTCGGTCTCCTCGCCCTAGAGGTGCGGCCGCACCCCGGATGAGGTGAGCGACCGCTTAGTACCCTGTGCGGGTGACGCTAGAAGCCCTGGCACCCGGTGTCAACGTACCCACCGGGTGCCTCAGATCACTCGGCCGATCACTCGACGCGGGGTCAGCGCACCAGCAGGTCGAGCAGACGCTCCGCCTCGGCGGCCGGATCGGCGGTCAGACCGGTGTGCACGGGCCCCGGCTGCACCACGGTCGAGCGCGGCGCGACGAGCCACCTGTAACGCCGCCCGGCATCATCCGCACCGGCCTGACCTGCGGCTTCTCCCCCGGCACAGTGCCGCTCGACGGCGCCGAGCAGCGCGCGCACCCCGGCCACGTCGGCCTCGGGGTCGAGCGCGCGCAGCCGCGCCTCGTCGAGGTGGGTGAGCGCGGCGACGTAGGACCTGGCGCGGCAGTAGACGACCACGCCGGCATTCATCTGCTCGCCGCGCTCCACGCGCGGCACCACGCGCAGCAGCGCGTACTCGAAGACGTCGCGCTCGCTCATCGGCCCGCTCCCTGGATCCAGCCCGGCGCGCGCCGGTTCGGGGTCGCGTCGCGCTCCGGCAGCGTGACGCGCTCATGAATGGTGGCGGCGCGTTCGAGCAGCGTGTCGGCGTACGCGCGGCGCACCGCGTCCGGGTCGTCGAACCCGGGCTCGTCGACGAGCCACACGTCGGGCACGTCGGCGGCCGCCTCGGCGAGCAGCTCCGGGGTCACGCGCGGGGCGAGCTCGGCGGCAGCCGCGGCGATGTCGGGCCCGTACGGGGCGAGGGCGTGGTCGGTGGCGTCGTACGCCTTGCCCGCCCAGGCAGGGGCACCGCGCCAGTTGTGGTGCCAGATCATGGAGGCACCGTGGTCGATGAGCCACAGCTCGCCGTGCCAGACCAGCATGTTGGGGTTGCGCCAGGACCGGTCGACGTTGTTGATCAGCGCGTCGAACCAGACGATCCGGCCCGCCTCCAGCGGATCGACGGTGTACGCGAGCGGGTCGAAGCCGAGGGCGCGCGGCAGGAACCGCGTCCCGAGGTTGGTGCCGCCGCTCGCCTTGAGCAGTTCCTGGACCTCCGGGTCGGGTTCGCCGAGGCCGATGACCGGGTCGAGGTCGAGGGCGACGAGGTCCGGCACGCGCAACCCGAGGCGCCGGGCGAGCCGCCCGCAGATCACCTCGGCGACGAGCGTCTTGCGGCCCTGTCCGGCGCCGGTGAACTTCATGACGTACGAGGTGAGATCGTCGGCCTCGACCAGGCCGGGCAGCGATCCGCCCTCCCTCATTGGGGTGACATAACGGGTCGCCGTGACTTCGGTGAGCATGGGCCCAGGTTATGAGATCGCAGAGTTGTTGAACGTCACCGGATCACGGCACGTACGTAGAAGAAGCCCCCCACGGATCCAGGCACGGCCCATCGAAGGGAACGCACAGCATGACTGCTTCACAGGAGACCGCACCGCTCGGCCCCACGCCGTCCCGGCGCAGCGTCGTCGCGGCGGTCGGCGCCGTCGGGATCGCCGCGGCGCTCACCGCGTGCGGCAGCGGATCGGACGACGACACGTCGACGCCCGCGGGCGACGCTTCGTCGGGCGGCGGCGAGAAGGGACAGGAGCTCGCCAAGACCGCGGACATCCCGGAGGGCGGCGGAAAGATCTTCGCCGACGCGGGGGTCGTGGTCACGCAGCCGACGAAGGGGCAGTTCAAGGGCTTCACCAACATCTGCACGCACAAGCAGTGCCCGGTGACCAAGGTCGAGGACGGCACCATCAACTGCCCCTGTCACGGCAGCAAGTTCTCGATCGAGGACGGCAGCGTGAAGCACGGGCCGGCCACCCAGGGACTGGGCGAGAAGAAGATCACGACGAGCGGCGACTCGATCAGCCTCGCCTAGCCGCCGTCCGACGCGGCCGCTTCCACGCGGCCAGGACGTCCTGCGTCGTCGTGATCGTGGCGACCAGGGCGAGCGTGTTGCGGATCATCGCCGGGGTGTAGTCGGAGGGCACCCCGGCGATCGCGTCCCGCGGGACGGCGACGGTGTACCCCAGGTTCACGGCGTCGAACACCGCGTTCGGGATGGCCACGTTGGCGGAGACGCCGGTGACGAGCAGCGTGCGGCACCCGAGGTTGCGCAGCAGCGGGTCGACGTCGGTGCCCGCGATCGGGGACAGTCCGTGCAACCGCCGCACGACGAGGTCCTCGTCCGCGACCTCGATCGGCGGCGCGATCCGGACCGCCTTCGATCCGGACAACTGCTGTACGGGGAGGCGCTCGGCGGCACGGAAGAGGCGGCCGTTGCGATTGGCACCGCGTCCGTCGGGGCGGCGTTCGGCGACGGCGTGCATCACCTGCACCCCGCTCTCGTGGGCGGCGGTGACGAGCCGGGCCACCTGGGCGAGGGCACCCGACGACCGCGCCTCCTTGGCGAGTTCGGGGAGCGCGCTGTCGGTGCCGACGACGCCCTGCTGGCACTCGACGGTCAGCAGCACCGTGCGCGCCGGGTCGAGCAGCTCGGCCAGTTCCTCGTGCGACGGCATGACTCCCCCTGGGTGTCCGCGACTTCGGGGTGCTGGACACTAGCCACCATTGCGCGCGGACGGAAGAGGCCGCATGCTGCCTTTCTGACGCATCGTCACATCACGTACGAGGGAGCGCACATGGCCGACAGCCAGCGCCGGGGCCGGAAGATCATGATGTCGCCGCAGGAGCTGGACGCGTTCCTGGCCGAGCAACGCACCTGCCGCGTCGCCACGGTGTCACCGGACGGCACGCCGCACGTCACGCCGCTGTGGTTCCTGTGGGACGGGGAGTCACTGTGGCTCTACTCCCTCACCCGCAGCCGCCGCCTGGCCGACCTGCGGGCCGACGGGCGGGTGGCGGTGGTGGTCGACGCGGGCGAGGAGTACGGGGAGCTGCGCGGTGTCGAGCTGACCGGGCGCGTGGAGTTCGTCGGGGAGTCCCCGCGCACGGGCGCGCCGTGCCCCGAACTCGACGGCCCCGAGAAGCAGTTCGCGCGGAAGAACTTCGGGATGTCCGAGATGGTGTACGACGGCCGGCACGCGTGGGCGCGGCTGACGCCGGACAAGATCGCGTCGTGGGACTTCAGGAAGCTCGCGGGGCTGTAGGTCGGCGTCGAGCCCCGAAAGCGGACCCGAGGAAGGTCTCAGGCGGGCCCCGCCACCCGCCCCAGGTCCGCCCCCACCTTCTGCAACGCCTCGACCGCGGCCCTGATCGACGGCCGCCGGTCGGCGTCCGCGCGCCAGACGACGTACACATGCCGCCGCACCTGCTGCCGGACGGGGACGGTCACCACACCTTCCGGCACCGGGTCGCGGCCGAGCAGCGGCGCCACGCACACGCCCAGTCCGGCCGCCACCAGGCCGAGTTGGGTGTGGGTCTCGGCGGCACGGTGGCCGACCTGCGGTTCGACGCCCTTGGCACGCAGGGTGAACAGCAGCCACTCGTGGCAGAACTCGCCCTCGCCCCAGGTGATCCACTCGTCGTCCGCGAAGTCCTCCAGGCCGACCTCGGCGCGACCCGCGAGCGGGTGGCCGACGGACATGGCGACGTCGGCGGGGTCGTCCATGATGCTCGCCTTGGCCAGGCCGTCGGGCAGCGGCATCGGCTTGTTGTACCAGTCCAGGACCACCGCCAGGTCGAGGTCGCCGCGCATCACCCCGGCGACGCCGGCCTCCGGCTCCAACTCCTGCGAGCGCACGCGCAGCTGGGGATGCGCGCGGCGCAGCGCGGCCAGCGCTTCGGGGAACAGTCCGCGCGCGGCCGTCGGGAACGCGGAGAGCCGCAGCTCCCCCACGACCTGCCCGCGCTGGGCCTCCAGGTCGGCCTGGGCCAGCTCGACCTGCGACAGGATCCGCGCGGAGTGCTCGGCGAGCAGCCGTCCCGCGTCGGTGAGCCGTACGCCGCGCCCGTGTTTGGCGAGCAGCTGCTGGCCCGCCTCGCGCTCCAGCTTGGACATCTGCTGCGAGACGGCGGACGTCGTGACGTGCAGCGCCTCGGCGGCGCCGCTGACCGATCCGTACCGGGCGAGCGCGTCGAGGACGCGCAGCCGCTCCAGATTCAACATGTAAGCGATACTAAGCGATACCGCACAAGAAATCTCGCTTGTGCTACGAGGAGGGCGGGCCGCACGCTGACCCCATGAGCACCGTCATCGCGCCCCGCGGCAGCACACCGACCCCCACCGACACCACGACCGGCACACTCCCCCGCCGCACGCTCGACTGGCGGCTGCGCTTCGGCGTGCTCGCCCTCATCTGGGGCTTCAGCTTTCTGCTCATCAAGGTGGGCACGGACGGCTACGCGCCGCTCCAGGTGACGTTCGGGCGGCTGCTGTTCGGCACGATGGTGGTCGCGGCGGCGATGGCCGTGAAGCGCGAGCGCCTCCCGCGCGGAGCCCGCACCTGGGGGCACCTGACGGTCGCGGCACTGCTGCTCAACGCCCTCCCGTTCTCGCTGTTCGCCTTCGCCGAGGAGTCGATCCCCTCGACGCTGGCCGGCATCTGCAACGCGACCTCCCCGCTGTGGGGCATGGCGCTCTCCCTGGTCGCCCTCTCGGAGGACCGGCCGACCCGGCGCAGGGTCGCGGGTCTGGGCCTCGGCTTCCTGGGTGTCCTGACGGTCCTGGGCGTCTGGCAGGGCTTCCACGGACTGGACGTGACGGGCACGGCGCTGGCTCTGCTCGCCTCGTTCTGCTACCCGGTCGGCTGGATCTACGTCCGGCGCACGCTGGCGGGCACCGGCAACGCGCACCTGTCGATGATCGGCGCCCAGCTCCTGCTCGCGACGGCCCAACTGGCCTTCGTCACACCGCTGTTCACGCCCTGGCCGCACCACTTCGCCGCCGTCCCGCTGCTGGCGATCGCCGCCCTGGGCACGCTCGGCACCGGCCTGGCGTTCCTCATCCAGTACGGACTGGTGGCCGAGGTCGGTCCGACGACGGCGCAGATGGTCACGTACTTCGTCCCGGTCATCGCGACCGGCGCGGGCGTCGCCGTGCTCGGTGAGTCGCTGAGCTGGTCGACACCGATCGGCGCGGTGATCATCCTGGCGGGCGCGGCGCTCACCCAGTCCCGGCCGCGCGCCCGCAGGACCTCGGGAACGGCACCTCAGGCGTAGTGCCGCACCGGCGCCGGGCCGGTGGCGGACGCGACGGCGTCGGCCACCGGCCCGATGTCGTCCATCCCCAGACGTGACACGGTGACGCGCACACCGGGCCCCGCGTTCATCCGGAACCGGGCCCCCGGCGCGACCGCCCACCCCGCGTGCAGCAGCCGCGCCACCGCGCCGGTCTCGTCCGGCACCGGGATCCACACGTTCATACCGCTGCGCCCGTGCGCCTCGACGCCCCGCTCGGCCAGCGCCGCGACAAGGGCGTCGCGCCGCTTCCCGTACGAGGCCGCGACCGCCGGGGCGTGCACGGCGCCGCTCGCCCACAGCCCGGCGACCGCCCGCTGCACGATGCGGCTGATCCAGCCGGGCCCGAGCCGCTGCCGGCCGCGCACCCGGTCGACGGTGTCGGCGTCGCCGGTGAGCACGGCGAGCCGCAGATCGGGCCCGTACGCCTTGGCCACGGAGCGCACGAACGCCCAGTGCCGCGTGACCCCGCCCAGCGGACACAGCGGCAGATCGACGATGCCGTGCCCGTGGTCGTCCTCGACGAGCAGGACGTCCGGGTGCGCGGCGAGGACCGTGCGCAGGGCCTTCGCCCGTGCCGCGCTCACCGCGGCGCCGGTCGGGTTCTGCGCCCGGTCGGTCACCACCAGCGCCCGCGCCCCTCGCGCAGCGCCCGCTCCACGTCGTCCGGCAGCGGCCCGTCGTCGTCCACGCCGACCGGCACGAGCCGCAGGCCGAGCGCGGGCACGAGGTCGAGCATGCTGCCCCACCCCGGGTCCTCGACGGCGACCGCGTCGCCCGCCTTGAGATGCACCGCGAGCACCCGCTCGATCGCGTCGAGCGATCCGGACGCCACGGCGACCGGCCCCGCGGGCACCCCGTCGGCGTCGAACCCGGCCCGCGCGCGGCGCACCAGCTCCGGCTCCAGGGAGTCGTGCCCGTACAGCACCGGCTCCCGGTCGGCGACGGTCGCGGCGGCCGTGAACGCCTCCACGAGCGAGGGCAGCAGCGCGATGTCGGGGTTCCCGTCGGACACGTCCCGTACGCCCGGCGGGACATCCACCCGGATGTGCTCGCGCGCCGTCGTCGCCGGTTTCGGACGGACGCGACTGCCGCGCCGCCCGGCCGTCTCGATGACCCCGCGCTCCCGCAGGGTCCGGTACGCGGCCGCGACAGTGTTGGGATTCACCCCCAGGCGCTCGGCCAACTCCCGCATCGGCGGCAGCAGTTGTCCCGGCTCCAGGCCACCGTCGGCCACCGCACGCTCGACGCTCGCGGAAATCTCTGCTGCGCGACGCCCATTGATCGGATACTCTCCTAGCACAAAGCAGAGTTTGCACTAATACAATGGAGTTCGCAACATGAGTGTCGCCCCGGAGCCGACGACCACCGCCGCCGAAGCCGCGCCGACGAGCGGCAGCACCTCGTACGCGCCCACCGAGCGCACGGTGCCGACCCGCTCCAAGGAACGCGCCGCGTACGACAAGGACCTGGTGCACGCGATACTCGACGAGGCGTACGTCTGCCATCTCGGGTTCGTGCGCGACGGCGCCCCGGTCGTGCTGCCGACGCTGTACGGGCGGGTGGGCGAGCGGCTCTACGTGCACGGCTCGACGGGCTCGCGGCCGCTGCGGATGGCCGGGCAGCGGGACCCGGGCCTCGCGGTCTGCCTCACGGTGACGCACGTGGACGGCCTGGTCCTCGCCCGGTCGGCGTTCCACCACTCCATCAACTACCGCTCCGTCGTGATCCACGGGACGGCGCACCAGGTCACCGACCCGCAGGAGAAGCGGCTCGCCCTGGACGCGCTGGTCGACCACGTGGTGCCGGGCCGGTCCGCCGACTCCCGGCCCGCCAACGCGAAGGAGCTCGCGGCGACGGCCGTGCTCAGCCTCGACCTCGCGGAGGTCTCGGCGAAGCTGCGCACCGGCGGCGTGAACGACGAGCCCGAGGACCTCGACCTGCCGCACTGGGCCGGTGTGGTCCCGCTCCAGCGCGGCCACGGCCCGCTGATCCCGGACGCCGACCTGGCCGACGGCATCGAGGTCCCCGCCTACCTGCGGAACCTGTGATGCTGATCCACCCCTGGGACGCCGCGCGCGACGCCGCCGAGTGGCAACAGTGGCTCGCCGCGCACGACTTCGGGCAGCTCGCGGTGAACGGCCTGCCGGGCGAGCCGCCCTTCGTCCAGCCCCTGCACTTCGCGTACGACCCGTCGGCGGGCGGCGGCCCCGGGGCGGATGCCGGGTCCGCTCCCAGGTCGGGGTCCGATCCCGGCTCCGGCTCCGGTCTCGGCGAGGTCGTCGCGCACCTGGCCCGCCCCAACCCGCTGTGGCCCGCGCTCGCCGCGAACCCCGAGGTCCTGCTCAGCGTCGTCGACGACTACGCGTTCGTGCCGGGCCCCTGGCAGGCGCCGCCCGGCATCCCTGCCGAGCACGGGACGCCGACCAGCGTCTACGCCGCGGTCCAACTCCGGTGCACCGCCCAGGTGGTGGACGACCCGGAGCTGAAGGCCGAGCTCCTGAACCGCCAGGTCCGCCACTTCCAGGAGCCGGGCGTCTCGGCCCAGGCCGCCCCCGGCGAAGCCCCGTACGGCCGCCTGCTCCCGGGCATCCGCGTCCTGCGCCTCCAGGTGACCGACGTACGGGCCAAGTTCAAGTACGCGGGCCACAAGCCGGACGAGGTCCAGGACCGCATCGCGCAGGGTCTCGCCGAGCGCGGTGACCCGCGCGACGCCGGCGCCCTGGCGATGCAGCGGCGGCGCCGGACCGCATAGCACCGGCCGTCACCCTCCCGGCTGCCCCACGACGCCCTGCCGTCCTTCGGAGGACGGCGGGGCGGGTGACGACGGCCGGCGGGTCAGCCGGTGGACCGGGCCTCCGCCACGGCGAGGCCCGCCACCGCGGCCAGCATCAGGAGCGTGCCCACCACGGTCGCCACCGTGAGCCGCTCGCCCAGCAGCGTGACGGCGATGGCGGCCGCGCCGACCGGTTCGAGCAGCATGATCACGGACACGGTGGCGGAGCGCACGACAGCCGCGCCCGCGAAGTACAGGGCGTAGGCGAGGGCGGTCGGCACGGACGTGACGTACACGAGCAGCGTCAGCGTCTCCAGGACCTGGTCCGTGTGGGCCACCAGCCCCTCCGCCGCTCCGAACGGCAACAGCGCGAGGGAGGCGACCGCGAACGTGCCCACGGTCGTGCCGAGTCGGTCGCCGGACCGCCCGTGACGCCCGAACCAGCGGGTGAGCAGGGTCATCACGGCGTATCCGGCCGCGGACACGGCGGCCCACGCGATCCCCACCGGCTCGACGGTCGCGCCTCCGCCGCCGAGGACGAGCACGGCGAGCCCGGCGAGCGCGCCGCCGACGGCGACCAGGCCGCCGGCACCGAGCCGCTCCCCATCAGGAACCGGGCGCCGACCGCGATGAGGACCGGTCCCGCGCCCAGCGTGACCACGGTGGCGACAGCGAGCCCGGTCGCGCCGACCGCGGCGAAGTAAGCGGTCTGGAACACGGCGAGCGCGAGCCCGAGCACGCTCAGCCGAACGGCCGCGCGCCCCCGGTTCCCCGTCCCGCGGTCCGGGGTGACCTGGGGTGCCGCGGTGAACGGACGCCGCAGAAGCCGCGCCACGAGAAGGAGCACGAGCCCGCCCGCGCACCGCCAGAACGACAGGGCGGCGGGCCCGAGGTCGCTCACGCGGAACACCAGCGAGGCGGCGGCGCCCGCGGTGCCCCAGGCGAGACCGGCGACGATCAGGTACGACAGGCCGCGCGCGACGGGCAGTTCGGGCGCGGCGGGAAGAGTGACAGCGGGCACGGCGGAGCCGGCCGAGACAGCATTCGACACGTGGTTCTCCACGGAGTGGGCCCCGCGCGGACGGCGGGGGCCGGGGACACGGACGGTCGTCGGCGGACAGCCGCGTCCCACCCGGGGAGATCGCACTCACTCCACCGGGGCACCGACGGCCCGCGGCGGGCCCCGGCGGGCCGGTCGTCAGAGGACGACCGGCACCCGTCCGGGTCCGCTCAGCGGACCGGCGGGGAAAGGATCAGCCGACACGCATGCATGATCGGCACCCTAGACCGCGCCGCCGGAACGCGACAACGCGGTTTCGGGCGAGGCATCGACCGGCCCGCCGGGCGGCTGCGCGGACTTCGACGTCTTCGACGACTGCGCGATGAACGCCCCGACCAGCACGACCGCTCCGCCGAACAACTGCGGCGCCGACAGGTGCTCCCCCAGCAGGACCCAGGCGAGCACGGTCGCGATGACCGCCTCCAGACAGGCCACGACCCCGGCCACCTGCGGCGACAGCTTCCGCACCGACACCACTCCGGTGATGTACGCGACGACCGTGGCGAGCAGGACGATCCAGCACAGCAGCAGCCAGGCCGGCACCGACGTGCCGTTCATCGAGGCGCTGCCCGCGAGCACCGACCACTCCATGCCCCAGGGCCGTGCGATGACGGTGAGCACGACGGCGCCGATCAGCAGCCCGTACGCGATGACGCCGAGCGGGTCCGGCACCTCGCCCCCACGGGACCCGGCGTCGCTGCCCTGGTCGGACAGGACGAAGTAGCCGACCTGGCAGCAGGCGGCGCCGAGCGCGAGCAGCAGTCCGAGCACGTCGAAGCTGAGCCCGGACCACACCTCGACCACGCAGGCGAGACCGCCGACGGCGAGGACGACCCCGAGCGCGGCGGCCCGCGTCACCGGCTTGCGCTGCACGAACCGGACCCAGCCGAGGACGAGCGCGGGCGCCAGGTACTCGATGAGCAGGGCGACGCCGACGGGGATGCGGGAGATCGCCGCGAAGTAGCAGGCCTGCACACCGGCGACGGCGAGCAGTCCGAACCCGGCGAGCAGCAGCGGCCTGCGGCGCACCAGGGCGCGGTGCCGCCAGGCGACGGGCAGCATGACGAGCGCGGCGCCCGCGACCCGCAGCCACACCACGTAGAGGGAGTCGAGCCCCGCTTCGATCAGCGGTTTCGCGGCCACCCCCGAACCGCCGAAGGCGAGGGCGGAGACCAGGGCGAGCCCCAGTCCGAAGCCGCGACCGCCGGTTTCCTGATTCTCCTGAGACCCCTTTGACCCCTGCACCGGCACATCATGACAGGGCGAGTCAGGAGCGTCACCCCCGATGACCCCTGTCTCACCAGATGGAACCGCATCCGTCGTGGGACGGGTCGAGCCGCTGCCGCAATTGCCCCACATCGACCCCGGCCCGGCCGAGCACCTCGACGGCCCGGCACTCCACGTCGTCCGCGAGCGCCGCCAGCACGTCCACGCCGCGGGCAGGCCCGTCGCCGCGGAGCACGGCCCGCTCGGCGCCCGCCTCCATCGCCGCGGCGGCGACGGGCGACCAGCCCGGGGCGCCCCGCACGACGGGAACGGCGCCGGAGTCCTCGACAGCGCCCTGCCACTGCAACCCGTAGCCGATGCTGCGCTGCACGAGATAGCCGAGCAGCTTGGCGACCTGCCCGCCGTCGGCGAAGGCGTCGCGCACCTCGGGATCGGTCTCCAGGAGGGAGTGCAGCAGGTGGGCGGTGTCGATCTGCCGGTCCCCGTCGCGCACCGCTCGGCGCCGGGCCCCCGCGACCACCAGCGCCAGCTCGTCGGTCAGCGGCACGCCGAGTGGCTCTTCTTCGCGGGTACGGCCGTGCGCGGACGCGTCCGACGGGGTAGGGCTTTGCACGTACCCCACCTCATCAGGTCGGATCCACCCGAACATCCCCGCGGGGAAGCATCTTCGCGTCCGACACAGGGTGGGCACGGGTGGACGGTTCCTCCTCCTTACGGATGAGATCACGCCGATCTTCCCCGGTGGGCGCGCGCCGACTTGTCCTGCGCCCCGCACGCAACCGCGACCCCCGCACCGATCGTCCGTCACAGACATGGAGAGCAGGTGCTGGCTCGTGGCCCTGCCCGCGATCGACGGCCGGTGTTACGTGTACCGCGTGTACGCCCCGGACGACGCGTTGCCCGCCGACCTGTTCTGGGAGGCCTGGCACTGCCACGACGAGGGGCCGTACCCGCGCGCGTACGACCTCTTCGACGCCGCGGAGATCGAGCGCGTGGGCTGAGGCCGGGCACCCGCCATTCCTGACGGTTCATCAGTATTGAATGTTCGAGGTTCTACGGCTACGTTCCGCGACGAAGTGACACCGGGCTTTCGATACAGGTCCCGACACGGGTCTCGATACGGGTCTCGACACGGCTCTCGACACAAAGGGGTGGCCGCATGGCCGAAGTCAGCGCGGAAGCACGCATCGACGCGCCCACCGAGAAGGTCTGGGCGACGCTCACCGACTTCTCCCGGTACGGGGAGTGGAACGCCACCCACACGAACTTCCCCCAGGGCGCCCCGACCTCGCTCGAAGCCGGCGGCCGGTTCGAGGAGAACATGAAGCTGATGGGCTTTCCGGCCGAGGTCACCTGGACCGTCGAGGACCTGGAAGCCGCCCGCACCCTCGCGATCAGGGGCAAGGGCCCGATGGGTGTGAACGTCGGCACCCGCTACACACTCACACCGGACGGCGAGGCCACGACGGTCCGCATCGACGGCGAGTTCACCGGCGCGGCGGTCTCCCTGATGGCGGGCAAGCTCAAGGACTCGGCGACAGCGGCGCTCAACGAGTCACTGCGCAAACTGAACGGCCTGGTCACCTGACCCACCGCGCGGAGCGACCCACCGCCGTACGCACACGAAGAGGCGCCCCGCACCTGTCGTGCGGGGCGCCTCTTCCGCGCTCTGTGACCTGGTCGAGCCCCCACGGGCTCAGTCCTCGTCGGCGAGGATCAGGTACAGCTTCTTGCGCGCGTCGGTGATGACGGAGAGCGCCTTCTCGCGCTGCTCCTTGCTCCCGGTCTTCCAGACCTGCCCGAACGCCTCCATCAGACCGAAGCCGGCCTGCCGGATCTCGTTCATGGCGTCCCAGTCGACGCCGCGCCCGGCCTCCTCCCAAGGAGCCTCGGGCCCCTCTTCGGCGGCGGTGCGCCCGGCGTCGGTGAGCGAGAAGAGCTTCTTGCCGCCCTCGCTGGCACTGACGATCAGGCCCTCGTCCTCGAGCAGCTGGAGCGTCGGGTAGACCGAGCCGGGGCTCGGCTTCCACGCGCCGCTGCTGCGCTCGGCGATCTCCTGGATCATTTCGTAGCCGTGCATCGAGCGGTCCTTCAGCAGGGCCAGGATCGAGGCACGCACGTCACCGC includes:
- a CDS encoding DUF3037 domain-containing protein, encoding MSERDVFEYALLRVVPRVERGEQMNAGVVVYCRARSYVAALTHLDEARLRALDPEADVAGVRALLGAVERHCAGGEAAGQAGADDAGRRYRWLVAPRSTVVQPGPVHTGLTADPAAEAERLLDLLVR
- a CDS encoding HipA family kinase; its protein translation is MLTEVTATRYVTPMREGGSLPGLVEADDLTSYVMKFTGAGQGRKTLVAEVICGRLARRLGLRVPDLVALDLDPVIGLGEPDPEVQELLKASGGTNLGTRFLPRALGFDPLAYTVDPLEAGRIVWFDALINNVDRSWRNPNMLVWHGELWLIDHGASMIWHHNWRGAPAWAGKAYDATDHALAPYGPDIAAAAAELAPRVTPELLAEAAADVPDVWLVDEPGFDDPDAVRRAYADTLLERAATIHERVTLPERDATPNRRAPGWIQGAGR
- a CDS encoding Rieske (2Fe-2S) protein; the protein is MTASQETAPLGPTPSRRSVVAAVGAVGIAAALTACGSGSDDDTSTPAGDASSGGGEKGQELAKTADIPEGGGKIFADAGVVVTQPTKGQFKGFTNICTHKQCPVTKVEDGTINCPCHGSKFSIEDGSVKHGPATQGLGEKKITTSGDSISLA
- a CDS encoding cysteine hydrolase, which codes for MPSHEELAELLDPARTVLLTVECQQGVVGTDSALPELAKEARSSGALAQVARLVTAAHESGVQVMHAVAERRPDGRGANRNGRLFRAAERLPVQQLSGSKAVRIAPPIEVADEDLVVRRLHGLSPIAGTDVDPLLRNLGCRTLLVTGVSANVAIPNAVFDAVNLGYTVAVPRDAIAGVPSDYTPAMIRNTLALVATITTTQDVLAAWKRPRRTAARRG
- a CDS encoding pyridoxamine 5'-phosphate oxidase family protein, with translation MADSQRRGRKIMMSPQELDAFLAEQRTCRVATVSPDGTPHVTPLWFLWDGESLWLYSLTRSRRLADLRADGRVAVVVDAGEEYGELRGVELTGRVEFVGESPRTGAPCPELDGPEKQFARKNFGMSEMVYDGRHAWARLTPDKIASWDFRKLAGL
- a CDS encoding LysR family transcriptional regulator translates to MLNLERLRVLDALARYGSVSGAAEALHVTTSAVSQQMSKLEREAGQQLLAKHGRGVRLTDAGRLLAEHSARILSQVELAQADLEAQRGQVVGELRLSAFPTAARGLFPEALAALRRAHPQLRVRSQELEPEAGVAGVMRGDLDLAVVLDWYNKPMPLPDGLAKASIMDDPADVAMSVGHPLAGRAEVGLEDFADDEWITWGEGEFCHEWLLFTLRAKGVEPQVGHRAAETHTQLGLVAAGLGVCVAPLLGRDPVPEGVVTVPVRQQVRRHVYVVWRADADRRPSIRAAVEALQKVGADLGRVAGPA
- a CDS encoding DMT family transporter is translated as MSTVIAPRGSTPTPTDTTTGTLPRRTLDWRLRFGVLALIWGFSFLLIKVGTDGYAPLQVTFGRLLFGTMVVAAAMAVKRERLPRGARTWGHLTVAALLLNALPFSLFAFAEESIPSTLAGICNATSPLWGMALSLVALSEDRPTRRRVAGLGLGFLGVLTVLGVWQGFHGLDVTGTALALLASFCYPVGWIYVRRTLAGTGNAHLSMIGAQLLLATAQLAFVTPLFTPWPHHFAAVPLLAIAALGTLGTGLAFLIQYGLVAEVGPTTAQMVTYFVPVIATGAGVAVLGESLSWSTPIGAVIILAGAALTQSRPRARRTSGTAPQA
- a CDS encoding pyridoxamine 5'-phosphate oxidase family protein yields the protein MSVAPEPTTTAAEAAPTSGSTSYAPTERTVPTRSKERAAYDKDLVHAILDEAYVCHLGFVRDGAPVVLPTLYGRVGERLYVHGSTGSRPLRMAGQRDPGLAVCLTVTHVDGLVLARSAFHHSINYRSVVIHGTAHQVTDPQEKRLALDALVDHVVPGRSADSRPANAKELAATAVLSLDLAEVSAKLRTGGVNDEPEDLDLPHWAGVVPLQRGHGPLIPDADLADGIEVPAYLRNL
- a CDS encoding FMN-binding negative transcriptional regulator gives rise to the protein MLIHPWDAARDAAEWQQWLAAHDFGQLAVNGLPGEPPFVQPLHFAYDPSAGGGPGADAGSAPRSGSDPGSGSGLGEVVAHLARPNPLWPALAANPEVLLSVVDDYAFVPGPWQAPPGIPAEHGTPTSVYAAVQLRCTAQVVDDPELKAELLNRQVRHFQEPGVSAQAAPGEAPYGRLLPGIRVLRLQVTDVRAKFKYAGHKPDEVQDRIAQGLAERGDPRDAGALAMQRRRRTA
- a CDS encoding EamA family transporter, which encodes MQGSKGSQENQETGGRGFGLGLALVSALAFGGSGVAAKPLIEAGLDSLYVVWLRVAGAALVMLPVAWRHRALVRRRPLLLAGFGLLAVAGVQACYFAAISRIPVGVALLIEYLAPALVLGWVRFVQRKPVTRAAALGVVLAVGGLACVVEVWSGLSFDVLGLLLALGAACCQVGYFVLSDQGSDAGSRGGEVPDPLGVIAYGLLIGAVVLTVIARPWGMEWSVLAGSASMNGTSVPAWLLLCWIVLLATVVAYITGVVSVRKLSPQVAGVVACLEAVIATVLAWVLLGEHLSAPQLFGGAVVLVGAFIAQSSKTSKSAQPPGGPVDASPETALSRSGGAV
- a CDS encoding Clp protease N-terminal domain-containing protein produces the protein MQSPTPSDASAHGRTREEEPLGVPLTDELALVVAGARRRAVRDGDRQIDTAHLLHSLLETDPEVRDAFADGGQVAKLLGYLVQRSIGYGLQWQGAVEDSGAVPVVRGAPGWSPVAAAAMEAGAERAVLRGDGPARGVDVLAALADDVECRAVEVLGRAGVDVGQLRQRLDPSHDGCGSIW
- a CDS encoding type II toxin-antitoxin system Rv0910 family toxin — translated: MAEVSAEARIDAPTEKVWATLTDFSRYGEWNATHTNFPQGAPTSLEAGGRFEENMKLMGFPAEVTWTVEDLEAARTLAIRGKGPMGVNVGTRYTLTPDGEATTVRIDGEFTGAAVSLMAGKLKDSATAALNESLRKLNGLVT